Proteins encoded within one genomic window of Zavarzinia compransoris:
- a CDS encoding WD40/YVTN/BNR-like repeat-containing protein produces MFRSMLLSAAAALALLTATGAAAEGFRDLLDTPAEASPLAARTLFNGLAVAGGRVVAVGQRGHIMLSDNRGTTWRQAQVPVSTDLVAVHFPTPRQGWAVGHDGVVLHSADGGETWMRQLDGRTLGKTVTAAYSAMAAAGELGDADQAAAILADAERFAAQGVDTPILDVWFADEKHGFVVGAFNLILKTEDGGQTWRPWFHRTDNPRGLHFYAVRPAGGALFIAGEQGLLLRWNPETLRFAAVELPYNGTLFGIAGAGDAAVVFGLRGNAFRSADGGVTWDKVETGVQVGLTGAAGADGRLLMVSQAGHLLVSADGGQHFQPAPVGGPLPAAAVADAGNGVVVIAGPRGLRALDLSRAP; encoded by the coding sequence ATGTTCCGCTCCATGCTGCTGTCCGCCGCTGCGGCCTTGGCGTTGCTGACCGCGACCGGGGCCGCCGCCGAAGGTTTCCGGGACTTGCTCGACACCCCGGCAGAGGCCAGCCCGCTTGCCGCGCGCACCCTGTTCAACGGTCTTGCCGTGGCCGGCGGCCGGGTCGTCGCCGTGGGGCAGCGCGGGCATATCATGCTGTCCGACAACCGGGGCACCACCTGGCGCCAGGCTCAGGTGCCGGTCAGCACCGATCTGGTCGCCGTGCATTTCCCGACGCCGCGGCAGGGCTGGGCGGTCGGCCATGACGGCGTGGTGCTCCATTCGGCGGATGGCGGCGAGACCTGGATGCGCCAGCTGGACGGCCGCACCCTGGGCAAGACGGTGACCGCCGCCTATAGCGCGATGGCGGCCGCTGGCGAGCTTGGCGATGCCGATCAGGCGGCGGCGATCCTGGCCGATGCCGAACGCTTCGCCGCGCAGGGTGTCGATACGCCCATCCTCGATGTCTGGTTCGCGGACGAGAAGCATGGCTTCGTCGTCGGCGCCTTCAACCTGATCCTCAAGACCGAGGACGGCGGACAGACTTGGCGTCCCTGGTTCCACCGCACCGACAATCCGCGCGGCCTGCATTTCTATGCCGTCCGTCCGGCCGGCGGCGCCCTCTTCATTGCGGGCGAGCAGGGCCTGCTCCTCAGGTGGAACCCGGAGACCCTGCGCTTTGCCGCGGTGGAACTGCCCTACAACGGCACCCTGTTCGGCATCGCCGGCGCCGGCGATGCCGCCGTCGTCTTCGGCCTGCGCGGCAATGCCTTTCGCAGCGCCGATGGCGGCGTCACCTGGGACAAGGTCGAGACCGGGGTGCAGGTCGGCCTGACCGGCGCCGCCGGCGCGGACGGCCGCCTGCTGATGGTGAGCCAGGCCGGTCACCTGCTGGTCAGTGCCGACGGCGGGCAGCATTTCCAGCCGGCGCCCGTCGGCGGGCCGCTGCCGGCCGCCGCCGTTGCCGATGCCGGGAATGGCGTCGTCGTCATCGCCGGACCCCGGGGCCTGCGGGCGCTGGACCTGAGTCGGGCCCCATAA
- a CDS encoding DUF1329 domain-containing protein yields the protein MRKALILTSALVAIFAAGAAQAGVTPEEAKRLGTTLTPVGAEMAGNAAATIPAYAGGLTTPPAGFAAGSGIRPDPFAGEKPRLVIDAGSMAGEAARLTEGAKALLTRYASFRLDVYPTHRTVTFPAFVLENTKQQATTATISADGNSISGVHAAFPFPMPKSGYEAMWNHLLRFNGLAYESKYRNFIVDASGHVTLSTEGQSTQEYPFWDVSKPDADTYWRMRLSYTGPARRAGEALMIIDPLDVGTKDRRSWAYLPGQRRVKVAPDFSFDTPNPGTAGVNTFDDVFLFNGSMDRFDFQLVGKREIYVPYNCYNALYEAKQADLLAANHLNPDLIRWELHRVWVVEAKLKEGKRHIYSRRVFYLDEDSWAALASDEYDARGDLAVAGFAYMTPSYDVPAPYSDMFSHYNLAQRTYALTGFVAETGGMRQTRPRSDREWSADALAGSGIR from the coding sequence ATGCGCAAGGCACTGATCCTGACCTCGGCCCTGGTGGCGATCTTCGCCGCCGGTGCCGCCCAAGCCGGCGTCACCCCCGAAGAGGCGAAGCGGCTGGGCACCACCCTGACCCCCGTCGGCGCCGAAATGGCCGGCAACGCCGCCGCCACCATCCCGGCCTATGCCGGCGGCCTCACCACGCCGCCCGCCGGTTTCGCGGCCGGCAGCGGCATCCGCCCCGATCCCTTCGCGGGCGAGAAGCCCCGCCTCGTGATCGACGCCGGCTCGATGGCCGGCGAGGCCGCCCGCCTGACGGAAGGCGCCAAGGCGCTGCTGACGCGCTATGCGAGCTTCCGGCTGGACGTCTACCCGACCCACCGGACCGTCACCTTCCCCGCCTTCGTCCTCGAAAACACGAAGCAGCAGGCGACCACGGCGACCATCAGCGCCGACGGCAACTCCATTTCCGGCGTCCATGCCGCCTTCCCGTTCCCGATGCCGAAGAGCGGCTACGAGGCGATGTGGAACCACCTGCTGCGCTTCAACGGCCTGGCCTATGAATCGAAGTACCGCAACTTCATCGTCGATGCGAGCGGCCACGTCACCCTGTCGACCGAGGGCCAGAGCACCCAGGAATATCCCTTCTGGGACGTCTCCAAGCCGGACGCCGACACCTATTGGCGGATGCGGCTGTCCTACACCGGCCCGGCGCGGCGTGCGGGCGAGGCGCTGATGATCATCGACCCGCTGGACGTCGGCACCAAGGATCGCCGGTCCTGGGCCTATCTGCCCGGCCAGCGCCGGGTCAAGGTCGCGCCCGATTTCTCCTTCGACACGCCCAATCCGGGCACGGCCGGGGTCAATACCTTCGACGATGTCTTCCTGTTCAACGGCTCGATGGACCGCTTCGACTTTCAACTGGTCGGCAAGCGCGAGATCTACGTTCCCTATAATTGCTACAACGCGCTTTACGAAGCGAAACAGGCGGACCTGCTGGCCGCCAACCACCTCAACCCCGATCTGATCCGCTGGGAATTGCACCGTGTCTGGGTGGTCGAAGCCAAGCTGAAGGAAGGCAAGCGTCACATCTACAGCCGCCGGGTCTTCTATCTCGACGAGGATTCCTGGGCGGCGCTGGCCTCGGACGAATATGACGCAAGGGGCGATCTGGCCGTCGCCGGCTTCGCCTATATGACGCCGAGCTACGATGTGCCGGCGCCCTATAGCGACATGTTCAGCCACTACAACCTGGCCCAGCGCACCTATGCCCTGACCGGCTTTGTCGCCGAAACCGGCGGCATGCGCCAGACCAGGCCCCGGTCCGACCGCGAATGGTCGGCCGATGCCCTGGCCGGGTCCGGCATCCGCTGA
- a CDS encoding DUF1302 domain-containing protein: MKSQGQQKSWRRALCYAAAVTTLVAGDGRAAEIDTGTPDLELRWDNTVRYNIGMRVDSRNAELGNSPLYDEGTFSFDRGDIVTNRVDLLSELDLVYQGRFGARVSAAFWYDNAYEEGPKTNPNAPFTSIPSYRGGSYSNYTERYYLGPSGEILDAFAFANFDVDDIPVRVKVGRHTVFWGESLYLGGALHSVSYGQAPIDLQKGFATPGAEIKELFRPLNQVSFQAQVTDDLSLAAQVFLEWEAYRYPEGGTYLGPVDFAFNGPDRQYISAALGFATHASPVEPNQIGEFGLAARWSPDILDGTLGFYYRRFADKLPQALLTRVAPASGSEYALIYPDDIDLFGISFTTNIGGVSLGTEFSYRHNTPLNAQILGISPIGRPADGSTPGPRGDTQHALINLLGVLPGNAVFDAATWGTEFTWAHYSDVTSGENLFNAVGYAPCVGKNKWDGCATRNFVGWSASFNPVWFQVVPGIDLSAPMAVSLGLRGNSPTVFGGNEGNGNYTVGLSADVQQKYRVDLKWVDYFGHTETTGNAVSSLNGFTTALKDRGFVSLTLKTTF, translated from the coding sequence ATGAAATCCCAAGGACAACAGAAGTCGTGGCGGCGCGCCCTGTGCTATGCCGCTGCCGTAACCACCCTGGTCGCCGGCGATGGCCGGGCCGCCGAAATCGACACGGGCACGCCCGACCTCGAACTGCGTTGGGACAATACGGTCCGTTACAATATCGGCATGCGCGTCGACAGCCGTAACGCCGAACTGGGCAATTCCCCGCTCTACGACGAAGGCACGTTCAGCTTCGACCGGGGCGACATCGTCACCAATCGGGTCGATCTGCTGTCCGAACTCGACCTCGTCTATCAAGGCCGTTTCGGCGCCCGCGTCAGCGCCGCCTTCTGGTACGACAATGCTTATGAGGAGGGGCCGAAGACCAATCCGAACGCACCCTTCACCAGCATTCCCAGCTACCGCGGCGGTTCCTACAGCAATTACACCGAGCGCTATTACCTCGGCCCTTCGGGGGAAATCCTCGACGCCTTCGCCTTCGCCAATTTCGATGTCGATGACATCCCGGTTCGGGTGAAGGTCGGCCGCCACACCGTGTTCTGGGGTGAATCGCTCTATCTCGGGGGCGCGCTGCACAGCGTTTCCTACGGCCAGGCGCCCATCGATCTTCAGAAGGGTTTCGCCACCCCGGGCGCCGAGATCAAGGAATTGTTCCGCCCCCTGAACCAGGTCTCGTTCCAGGCCCAGGTGACGGACGACCTGTCGCTGGCGGCCCAGGTCTTCCTGGAATGGGAAGCCTATCGCTACCCCGAGGGCGGGACCTATCTCGGCCCCGTCGATTTCGCCTTCAACGGGCCGGACCGCCAGTACATCAGCGCCGCCCTCGGTTTCGCGACCCATGCGAGCCCGGTCGAGCCGAACCAGATCGGCGAATTCGGCCTGGCCGCGCGCTGGAGCCCGGACATTCTCGACGGCACGCTCGGCTTCTACTACCGGCGCTTCGCCGACAAGCTGCCCCAGGCGCTGCTGACCCGCGTGGCCCCGGCCAGCGGCAGCGAATATGCCCTGATCTATCCTGACGACATCGACCTCTTCGGGATCAGCTTCACCACCAATATCGGCGGCGTCAGCCTGGGGACGGAATTCTCCTATCGCCACAATACGCCGTTGAACGCCCAGATCCTCGGGATCTCGCCGATCGGCCGCCCTGCCGACGGTTCGACCCCCGGGCCCCGGGGCGACACCCAGCATGCGCTGATCAACCTGCTCGGCGTGCTGCCCGGCAATGCGGTGTTCGATGCCGCGACCTGGGGCACCGAATTCACCTGGGCCCATTACTCCGACGTGACCAGCGGCGAGAACCTGTTCAACGCCGTGGGTTACGCGCCCTGCGTGGGCAAGAACAAGTGGGACGGCTGCGCCACCCGGAATTTTGTCGGCTGGAGCGCCAGCTTCAACCCGGTCTGGTTCCAGGTCGTGCCCGGCATCGATCTGTCGGCGCCGATGGCGGTCTCGCTCGGCCTGCGCGGCAATTCGCCGACCGTCTTCGGCGGCAACGAGGGCAACGGGAACTACACCGTCGGCCTCTCCGCCGACGTCCAGCAGAAGTACCGGGTCGACCTGAAGTGGGTCGATTACTTCGGCCATACCGAGACCACCGGCAATGCCGTCTCCTCGCTCAACGGCTTCACGACCGCGCTCAAGGACCGTGGTTTCGTCAGCCTCACCCTCAAGACCACTTTCTGA